From the genome of Muricauda sp. SCSIO 64092, one region includes:
- a CDS encoding OmpA family protein, producing MLRSQILVVLLFSCLGQSTLIFSQNLVKNGGFELLTECPEGVSSLARNGVHLSSPTAGTTDIFSTCSSGKVAVPRNFRGSQKAQFGKAYAGLYLFSPNNYREYIQFSLDTTLEKGTYYNLRFFVSLAETSTVSTPSLNVLFTDGPIALGTSKNLSKNRLVKHEGSKYSFQKLTWTGSYINVDDWVEVKVRFKAKGFERGIILGNFRNDQLTIKRKTNEYRNGSKEFAYYYIDEVTLLKDAQEAYQMGEAYVIDGVRFDTDSYELSGIAKEKIRELYKRIKTIPKIKITINGHTDDMGSEGHNEFLSHKRAKSVATYLVELGFPNERIVWAGHGNRKPLIPKFTEEARLQNRRVDFVITDFEDQ from the coding sequence ATGTTGAGGTCCCAAATCTTAGTTGTTCTTCTTTTTAGTTGCCTAGGTCAGTCCACCCTAATTTTTTCCCAGAATTTGGTCAAAAATGGTGGGTTTGAGCTGTTGACCGAATGCCCCGAAGGGGTAAGCAGTTTGGCCAGGAATGGTGTGCACCTAAGCTCACCAACCGCTGGAACGACGGATATTTTCAGTACCTGCTCTTCGGGGAAAGTTGCCGTGCCAAGGAATTTCAGGGGAAGCCAAAAAGCGCAGTTCGGTAAGGCCTATGCCGGACTTTACCTATTCTCACCGAACAACTATCGCGAGTATATCCAGTTTTCACTGGATACCACTTTGGAAAAGGGTACGTATTATAACTTACGATTTTTTGTATCGCTTGCAGAGACTTCCACAGTATCGACGCCTTCTCTAAATGTGCTCTTCACAGATGGCCCCATTGCTTTGGGTACGTCAAAGAACCTATCCAAAAATCGACTTGTGAAACATGAGGGAAGTAAATACTCGTTTCAAAAACTCACTTGGACGGGCAGTTATATCAATGTTGACGACTGGGTGGAGGTAAAGGTCAGGTTTAAGGCAAAAGGCTTTGAACGGGGTATTATATTGGGAAATTTCCGAAACGACCAATTGACCATCAAGAGGAAGACCAATGAATATCGAAATGGCTCAAAGGAGTTTGCCTATTATTATATTGATGAAGTAACCTTGCTAAAGGATGCCCAAGAAGCGTATCAAATGGGTGAGGCCTATGTAATCGATGGAGTGCGGTTTGATACGGACAGTTACGAGCTTTCAGGAATTGCCAAGGAAAAGATCCGTGAGTTGTACAAAAGAATAAAAACCATTCCCAAGATAAAGATTACCATCAATGGTCATACGGATGATATGGGTTCCGAAGGCCATAACGAATTTTTATCGCACAAAAGGGCGAAATCCGTAGCGACCTATTTAGTTGAACTGGGGTTTCCCAACGAGCGTATTGTTTGGGCGGGACATGGCAATCGAAAGCCTTTGATTCCAAAATTTACCGAAGAGGCACGCTTACAGAACAGGCGGGTGGACTTTGTGATTACCGATTTTGAGGACCAGTAA
- a CDS encoding carboxypeptidase-like regulatory domain-containing protein — translation MRILTIVLLLAFAPISGQAQQTITGKIVDELGLPIYLASVTLESSKNVVHTDYDGNFSLTSEQDFHWKISISSAGYKTESFFVLSHGNAGEIILEYGDELRELLINEELPPQSSDKQEGSH, via the coding sequence ATGCGCATTTTGACCATTGTGCTATTATTGGCTTTTGCCCCAATATCTGGTCAGGCCCAACAAACGATTACAGGAAAAATCGTTGACGAACTTGGGCTACCCATCTATTTGGCCTCCGTGACTTTGGAATCTTCAAAGAATGTGGTCCATACGGACTATGACGGGAATTTCTCCCTTACCAGTGAACAAGATTTTCATTGGAAAATCAGTATTAGTTCCGCGGGTTATAAAACAGAATCCTTTTTTGTGCTGAGTCACGGTAATGCCGGGGAAATTATTTTGGAATATGGGGATGAACTCAGGGAGTTATTGATCAATGAGGAACTCCCACCGCAAAGCTCCGATAAACAGGAAGGTAGTCATTGA
- a CDS encoding OmpA family protein: MVKNPSFEDFLECPNTLGTFGIQLKSWSTPTQGSTDYFNTCSTVMGAPENFNGIQHPKFGNAYAGLYFFAPADYREYIQVELKRTLQKDQKYHLGFYVSLAEGSDFAVKDFGVVLSHKAIDIKTKKHLSKGSLFKVKGNQFQQFEIGHTDFHEDKSIWLRVHTTFIAKGFERYLILGNLRDNKSTKKVRTKRRETKKGAYYYIDMVSLTSETKESGPESELVTDTLYEFENVHFDFDGFSIDRAVEKELLKVYRQLEQHKDLHLEIHGHTDNKGSEAYNQVLSEKRAKTVVDYFLKAGIASHRISWKGHGSTKPKMTNDSEQGRAQNRRVAFLLYESH, encoded by the coding sequence TTGGTCAAAAACCCAAGTTTTGAGGATTTTTTGGAGTGCCCCAATACCTTGGGAACTTTTGGGATACAGCTCAAATCCTGGTCAACACCTACCCAGGGTTCAACGGATTATTTCAATACCTGTAGTACGGTGATGGGAGCACCCGAAAACTTCAATGGCATACAGCATCCCAAATTTGGCAATGCCTATGCCGGTCTTTATTTTTTTGCCCCTGCGGATTACCGGGAATACATTCAGGTGGAATTGAAAAGAACCTTGCAAAAGGACCAAAAATACCATTTGGGGTTTTACGTAAGTTTGGCGGAAGGGTCCGATTTTGCGGTAAAGGATTTTGGAGTGGTGTTGAGCCATAAGGCTATCGACATCAAAACAAAAAAACACCTTTCCAAGGGAAGCTTGTTTAAAGTAAAGGGAAATCAATTTCAGCAATTTGAGATAGGCCATACGGATTTTCATGAGGATAAATCCATTTGGTTGCGGGTACATACCACGTTTATTGCCAAAGGTTTTGAACGTTATTTGATTTTGGGAAACCTAAGGGACAACAAATCCACCAAAAAGGTTCGGACCAAGCGAAGGGAAACCAAAAAAGGGGCCTATTATTATATCGATATGGTTTCCCTAACTTCCGAAACCAAGGAAAGCGGACCTGAAAGTGAATTGGTGACAGATACACTTTATGAATTTGAGAACGTCCATTTTGATTTTGATGGGTTCAGTATAGACAGGGCAGTGGAGAAAGAATTGTTAAAGGTATATCGGCAATTGGAACAGCACAAGGATTTACATTTGGAAATTCACGGACATACGGACAACAAGGGCAGTGAAGCGTACAATCAGGTCTTATCGGAAAAGAGGGCAAAAACCGTGGTGGATTATTTCTTAAAAGCGGGGATAGCTTCCCACCGAATCTCGTGGAAAGGCCACGGGAGCACAAAACCGAAGATGACCAATGATTCTGAACAGGGACGTGCACAAAATAGACGCGTTGCGTTTTTGTTGTACGAATCCCACTGA
- a CDS encoding OmpA family protein: MTHIYSRVLTIFCLLIGGSILGQNLILNPGFEDYATCPSNFTSLAALLQDVSQPTSSSGDYFNQCSSKDFGIPSNFKGNQAAAEGAGYLGLYFYALNNYREYVQLGTQRTLREKFPYKIAFKVSLAEASTLALKNMSVILTNGRLRLPNSATLTHERLDLQEGLEFHEVALKADKSLANAEEWITLTGEFEAKGYESHILVGNFQNNTNTKLVKQDRAVIPSDFSYYFIDDFQLEELPRVNYEKDKIYVLEHNPFEPKGYELDESAMASVKKIFKYLKENAEVQLKITGHSNDAGTPEYNKFVSSLRARAVALYLKKLGIADDRIVWEGVGDSKPLRNGKIKQGHLANRSVEFVMTKFDDQ; the protein is encoded by the coding sequence ATGACACACATCTACTCTCGCGTACTCACAATTTTTTGTTTATTGATCGGTGGTTCCATCTTGGGACAGAACCTTATTTTGAACCCCGGGTTTGAAGACTATGCTACATGCCCTTCCAATTTTACAAGTTTAGCCGCTTTGTTGCAGGACGTTTCCCAGCCAACTTCCAGTTCTGGGGACTATTTCAACCAATGCAGCTCCAAGGATTTTGGTATTCCCTCCAATTTTAAGGGAAATCAAGCTGCTGCCGAAGGTGCTGGATATTTGGGTTTGTATTTCTATGCCTTGAACAATTATCGTGAATATGTTCAATTGGGAACGCAAAGGACCTTACGGGAGAAGTTCCCCTATAAAATAGCATTTAAGGTAAGTTTGGCCGAAGCATCCACACTGGCCTTGAAAAACATGTCCGTAATACTTACCAATGGCAGATTACGTTTGCCCAATAGCGCCACATTGACCCATGAACGCCTGGATTTACAGGAAGGTCTGGAGTTTCATGAGGTGGCCCTAAAAGCGGATAAGTCCCTGGCCAATGCAGAGGAATGGATTACACTAACGGGCGAATTTGAGGCCAAAGGTTATGAAAGCCATATTCTCGTGGGCAATTTTCAAAACAATACCAATACCAAACTGGTAAAACAGGATAGGGCGGTAATACCCAGTGATTTTTCCTATTATTTTATCGATGATTTTCAATTGGAGGAATTGCCCAGGGTCAATTATGAAAAGGATAAAATTTATGTTCTGGAACACAATCCCTTTGAACCAAAAGGGTATGAACTGGATGAATCCGCCATGGCCAGTGTCAAGAAAATTTTCAAGTACCTGAAGGAAAATGCAGAAGTACAATTAAAAATTACCGGGCATTCCAATGACGCGGGCACTCCCGAATACAATAAATTTGTCTCCTCCTTACGGGCTAGGGCCGTTGCCCTTTACCTCAAAAAATTGGGGATTGCGGATGATAGGATCGTATGGGAAGGCGTAGGGGATTCCAAACCCCTGCGAAACGGAAAAATAAAGCAAGGACATTTGGCCAATCGCAGTGTGGAATTTGTGATGACCAAGTTTGATGACCAATAA